Proteins from a genomic interval of Sulfitobacter indolifex:
- a CDS encoding nucleotidyl cyclase domain-containing protein yields MAWHEATALARINKLKGEAPDFNVQRFEEYQRLYQADIAMRVAKEQPTTPPLFSLPRGKAVVVDTVQIYIAITNYDEFRLDEGRETEASHERAMRLLHLYYSAADRAIEPSAAQRVDFHNGRVHAVVLERGKQGVTRDTLAQALAFVDDFKRVADAANRELARSEFNAEFRIGIDVGTCVAINNGTGCEQEPMFLGSAANHAAKLAFGKEAGVYVSDRVRALLNLQEFGVISEFVSLADADIIMNAARQDASGNLVFGVQDRQAYTPDVVANWKEEVRRGEFPDFTDPSFTFSHREPPLRDIDYGELSPSRSIRMPLVSMYADLSGYTDYIDAAVASGGIRDAVRALHVIRQEFQNVVEKDFGGRKVRFIGDCIHALIAEGTRTETDERKSVSSAAQCAGGLHSSFGLCKSVLGNLDNLGLAIGVELGPTPVSRIGIRGDRSVRVASSIATTRSEQMQRDCEDNGVKFGPRALSVAPVALGDLLYEDGYTASMDYDDVAACLSIAPAQVASPNYARVHVPSQSPQPRAHFKSE; encoded by the coding sequence ATGGCCTGGCATGAGGCAACAGCGCTCGCGCGCATCAACAAGCTGAAGGGCGAGGCCCCAGACTTCAACGTTCAGCGCTTTGAAGAATACCAGCGCCTGTATCAGGCCGACATTGCCATGCGGGTAGCGAAAGAACAGCCCACCACGCCGCCGCTGTTTAGTCTACCGAGAGGCAAGGCCGTGGTGGTGGACACCGTGCAAATCTACATCGCGATCACTAACTATGATGAGTTTCGTCTTGACGAAGGCCGCGAGACAGAAGCCTCGCACGAGCGCGCGATGCGCCTGCTGCACCTCTACTACAGCGCGGCTGACCGAGCGATTGAGCCATCCGCAGCGCAACGGGTGGATTTCCACAATGGCCGCGTTCATGCTGTTGTACTGGAGCGCGGAAAGCAGGGTGTCACCCGTGACACGCTTGCCCAGGCACTCGCTTTCGTCGATGACTTCAAGCGGGTTGCCGATGCGGCAAACCGCGAGCTTGCTCGGAGCGAGTTCAATGCAGAGTTCCGGATCGGTATCGACGTAGGTACATGCGTTGCCATCAACAACGGCACGGGCTGCGAACAGGAGCCGATGTTCCTTGGCAGCGCAGCAAACCATGCCGCAAAGCTAGCGTTTGGCAAGGAAGCGGGTGTCTATGTTTCCGACCGCGTGCGGGCTCTTCTGAACCTTCAGGAGTTCGGTGTGATTAGTGAGTTCGTTAGTCTCGCCGATGCTGACATCATCATGAATGCTGCGCGCCAGGATGCCAGTGGCAACCTAGTATTTGGCGTCCAAGATCGCCAAGCTTACACGCCGGATGTGGTAGCCAACTGGAAAGAAGAAGTGCGGCGTGGTGAGTTTCCAGACTTCACTGACCCTAGCTTCACCTTCTCTCACAGGGAGCCGCCGCTGCGTGATATCGACTATGGGGAGCTGTCGCCCAGCCGCTCGATCCGCATGCCGTTGGTGTCCATGTACGCTGACTTGTCCGGGTACACCGACTATATCGATGCAGCCGTGGCTTCAGGAGGCATTCGCGACGCAGTCCGCGCCCTCCACGTGATCCGACAAGAGTTTCAAAACGTGGTGGAGAAAGATTTTGGAGGCCGGAAGGTCAGGTTTATCGGGGACTGTATCCATGCGCTAATTGCCGAAGGAACGCGCACCGAGACCGACGAACGCAAATCAGTATCTTCCGCAGCGCAGTGTGCTGGCGGTCTCCACTCGTCATTCGGCTTGTGCAAATCTGTTCTCGGCAATCTCGACAATCTTGGGCTGGCCATCGGTGTGGAGCTTGGTCCGACACCGGTTTCCCGGATTGGTATCCGTGGTGATCGGTCCGTGCGCGTGGCATCAAGCATCGCGACAACGCGTTCGGAGCAGATGCAGCGCGACTGCGAGGACAACGGCGTCAAGTTCGGACCACGCGCGCTGAGTGTTGCCCCCGTAGCGCTTGGGGACTTGCTGTACGAGGACGGCTATACTGCGAGCATGGACTATGACGATGTAGCGGCCTGCTTGTCGATTGCTCCAGCACAAGTTGCCAGCCCGAACTACGCCAGAGTCCATGTTCCGAGCCAGTCGCCTCAACCTCGGGCACATTTCAAGTCCGAATGA
- a CDS encoding E2 domain-containing protein, giving the protein MNTLHRLLQNIPEWASIEDRKTRQTTVLVLPQGTRSVFPDGFCLKLEISAHGGVAVREAENKRQFPEFCLERHINPDSTFCVYFRSEYPLDDEEAAKTWWSYLGVYLRNQVYAHKRGVWPLGSGLSHGDAAHVQVEMEALAKPLGWEEDLWLAMFRGEGWLAESLPRISRDRRQVLNVRTPCPRGCRWKHRLLRKKSCVAEKCSPGCNRFHKPVLRAECPNKDVIEELVLREHERRRIESEIVDILKRDGRKCCGSMKSCPLAT; this is encoded by the coding sequence ATGAACACGCTGCACCGACTACTCCAAAATATCCCAGAATGGGCGAGCATTGAGGACAGAAAGACCCGCCAAACGACCGTGTTGGTTTTACCTCAGGGCACAAGAAGTGTGTTTCCCGACGGGTTTTGTCTCAAGCTTGAAATTTCAGCGCATGGCGGCGTTGCGGTCAGGGAGGCGGAGAATAAACGCCAATTCCCTGAGTTCTGTCTCGAACGACACATCAATCCGGACAGCACATTCTGTGTCTATTTTCGTTCCGAATATCCGCTGGACGATGAAGAGGCAGCCAAGACGTGGTGGTCCTACTTGGGCGTTTACCTGAGAAACCAGGTGTACGCCCACAAGAGAGGTGTATGGCCGCTAGGTTCCGGTCTGAGTCATGGCGATGCGGCACATGTTCAGGTCGAAATGGAGGCGCTGGCCAAACCTCTGGGATGGGAGGAGGATTTGTGGTTGGCGATGTTTCGGGGCGAAGGATGGTTGGCCGAGAGCTTGCCGCGCATATCCAGAGATCGCAGGCAAGTCTTGAATGTGCGTACACCCTGTCCAAGAGGATGCAGGTGGAAACATAGGCTTCTGCGAAAGAAATCTTGCGTCGCTGAAAAGTGCAGTCCGGGCTGCAATCGGTTTCATAAACCGGTTTTACGTGCCGAGTGCCCAAATAAAGATGTGATTGAAGAGTTAGTTCTGCGAGAGCATGAGCGGCGGCGGATCGAGTCCGAGATAGTTGATATCTTAAAGCGAGATGGCAGAAAATGCTGCGGTTCAATGAAGAGCTGCCCGCTTGCTACGTAG
- a CDS encoding type IV secretion system protein: MSVVTYFVETSQAYLDTAAETQFGAVAATVGTLLVLGTTLVVILVGINMIYQYRAMDGHTAFWLAVKIGLIGIFATNWMQFNAFSSAILYGIDSIAGALVASVGGGSPGPSGTFAEEFDRLIAELGDYLNAAGSELNWMAGAMLDIVGVLLLSILGGLAAFILVASRLMIALLIGIAPVMIFLTLFEVTKDYFARWLSALISFALYPIVVAGVFATITGVSSALIGELGDPEGASNIGALIPFFMMVLMAKGFIIATPFIVRAISGNIMMPALSGGLGGGYSFARAAMGGQQAYNRYLIGGASGAEYAALRARQFFGVQQMPARQGMGQKGSGGGTGSTDAGSKMLAQLARLGRLGRR, encoded by the coding sequence ATGAGTGTCGTCACCTACTTCGTTGAAACCTCCCAAGCCTATCTCGACACCGCCGCTGAGACCCAGTTTGGTGCGGTTGCGGCAACGGTCGGCACGCTCCTGGTTTTGGGGACAACGCTGGTGGTGATCCTCGTCGGCATCAACATGATCTATCAATATCGGGCCATGGATGGGCACACAGCCTTCTGGCTCGCGGTCAAGATCGGGCTCATCGGGATATTCGCGACCAATTGGATGCAGTTCAACGCGTTCTCGTCTGCCATTCTCTATGGGATCGACAGTATCGCGGGTGCCCTGGTAGCCTCCGTCGGCGGCGGCAGCCCTGGCCCCTCAGGCACCTTCGCCGAAGAATTCGACCGGCTGATCGCCGAGCTGGGCGACTATCTGAACGCTGCCGGGTCCGAGCTGAACTGGATGGCCGGCGCCATGCTCGACATCGTCGGTGTTCTTCTGCTCTCAATCCTCGGCGGACTGGCCGCCTTCATCCTCGTGGCCTCCCGACTGATGATCGCGCTTCTGATCGGGATCGCCCCGGTGATGATTTTCCTGACCCTCTTCGAGGTCACCAAGGATTATTTCGCGCGCTGGTTATCCGCGCTGATTTCCTTTGCGCTATACCCTATCGTGGTCGCAGGCGTGTTCGCAACGATCACAGGCGTTTCCTCCGCGCTCATCGGCGAACTAGGCGATCCCGAAGGGGCCTCAAACATCGGCGCGCTCATCCCCTTCTTCATGATGGTGCTTATGGCCAAGGGCTTCATTATCGCCACGCCCTTCATCGTCCGCGCGATCTCCGGCAACATCATGATGCCCGCCCTCTCCGGAGGTCTCGGCGGCGGCTACAGCTTTGCCCGCGCCGCCATGGGAGGCCAGCAGGCCTACAATCGCTACCTCATCGGCGGGGCCAGTGGCGCAGAATACGCAGCCCTCAGGGCGCGGCAGTTCTTTGGCGTGCAGCAGATGCCTGCAAGGCAAGGCATGGGGCAGAAGGGTTCCGGAGGCGGCACAGGGTCCACTGACGCAGGGTCCAAAATGCTGGCGCAGCTGGCGAGACTGGGTCGGCTTGGGCGACGGTGA
- a CDS encoding DUF4177 domain-containing protein, with the protein MKTFEYDILSFPMTRKTSLADMQASLNAKGAEGWEVVSISSSEFTNVGHTVFLKRETTPAGAKT; encoded by the coding sequence ATGAAGACCTTTGAATACGATATCTTGTCCTTTCCCATGACCCGCAAAACCAGCCTTGCCGACATGCAGGCCAGCCTGAATGCCAAAGGTGCGGAAGGCTGGGAGGTCGTGTCGATCAGCTCCTCGGAATTCACCAATGTCGGGCACACCGTCTTCCTGAAGCGTGAAACCACACCCGCTGGAGCCAAGACATGA
- a CDS encoding ATPase, T2SS/T4P/T4SS family codes for MSLSYLETSLDRIDAAARDDVIEICINPDGTCWGEFQGDHFMRALNQRLTGVQVKDLGNQIASSANTTMSKDRPIVSVSITYKGRPIRAQVITPPAVLSAMSISLRFFSSLPLEGIALDFLYGKERKLEDLRVEKKRALRAVVAAGLIDDALAFCVENKLNMIVSGGTSTGKTVAARKILSHVPAEERIVTIEEAAELSPTQPNAVTLIANRDAEFQTADVLLTATLRMRPDRIILGEVRGKEAMTFLEAINTGHGGSMTTLHAETPQLAVQRLAIAALKTEIPMTYADMIQYIENSIDVIIQAGRHDGKRGITEFYLPGATEIGTSP; via the coding sequence ATGTCGCTGAGCTATCTCGAAACCTCCCTCGACAGGATCGACGCCGCCGCACGCGACGATGTCATCGAGATCTGCATCAACCCCGACGGGACCTGCTGGGGCGAATTCCAGGGCGATCACTTCATGCGTGCGCTGAACCAGAGGTTGACGGGTGTTCAGGTCAAGGACCTTGGCAACCAGATCGCCTCATCGGCAAATACCACGATGAGCAAGGACCGCCCGATCGTCTCGGTCTCGATCACCTACAAGGGTCGCCCGATCCGCGCACAGGTCATCACCCCGCCCGCTGTGCTCTCGGCCATGTCAATCAGCCTGCGGTTCTTCTCAAGCCTGCCACTCGAGGGCATTGCGCTCGATTTTCTCTATGGCAAAGAGCGCAAGCTCGAAGATCTGCGCGTGGAAAAAAAGCGCGCCTTGCGTGCCGTGGTGGCCGCGGGTTTGATCGATGATGCGCTGGCCTTCTGCGTCGAGAACAAACTCAACATGATCGTCTCGGGCGGCACATCCACCGGCAAGACCGTGGCCGCGCGCAAAATCCTCTCTCATGTACCGGCAGAGGAGCGCATCGTCACCATCGAAGAAGCCGCCGAGCTGTCGCCGACCCAGCCCAATGCCGTGACCCTCATCGCCAATCGTGACGCGGAATTCCAGACCGCCGATGTGCTTCTCACTGCGACGCTGCGCATGCGCCCCGACCGGATTATCCTGGGCGAGGTGCGCGGCAAGGAGGCCATGACCTTTCTGGAAGCCATCAACACCGGCCATGGCGGGTCCATGACCACGCTGCATGCCGAAACCCCGCAATTGGCCGTGCAGCGCCTCGCGATCGCGGCACTCAAGACCGAAATCCCGATGACCTATGCCGACATGATCCAGTACATCGAGAACTCCATCGACGTGATCATCCAGGCCGGCCGCCATGACGGCAAACGCGGCATCACGGAATTTTACCTCCCCGGCGCAACTGAGATTGGAACTTCCCCATGA
- a CDS encoding TrbI/VirB10 family protein, which produces MSDTENTGLEKRLAALEKGSARAPTAAQRRSPLLALIVVLVIGAGGVLLYLLSQPDEEEALPTATPDVFQNEGDGFGTIETLPPPEPEVVFVGPDPAEPNAELLAQITALQAQIEELRNAPEPVVEEDTAAAEAIDALTAQIAALQAASEAAQQRFQDELTARDRSLEQLRMDLELAQLEASRPQPAPAGPTEDELHAREQERLRREEEARRMAELERRAAEERAFQERRIASPTIAFGGASGANETALTERTFGEVTDFVLNGALPSTVTQAEVIANPSNTIIQGTMIQAVMETALDSSLPGQTRAVVSEDVYSVDGVRLLIPRGSRLVGRYRAGVDIAQRRVTIAWDRIILPAGQTVQISSFGGDELGRSGVTGLIDTRFAERFGSAALISLISAAPSAAASEVQDETAADVLEDVGDDLADATDSVIGDYLSIGPVIYVDQGARVTVMVDRDLEIF; this is translated from the coding sequence ATGAGCGATACCGAGAACACCGGGTTGGAAAAACGCCTAGCCGCCCTGGAGAAAGGCAGTGCCCGCGCCCCCACGGCGGCGCAGCGCCGGTCGCCCCTTCTCGCGCTGATCGTGGTCCTCGTCATCGGCGCGGGTGGTGTCCTGCTTTATCTCCTCTCACAGCCCGACGAAGAGGAAGCCTTGCCGACGGCCACCCCGGACGTCTTCCAAAACGAGGGGGACGGCTTTGGCACCATCGAGACCTTGCCCCCGCCCGAGCCCGAGGTTGTGTTCGTCGGACCAGACCCCGCTGAGCCCAATGCCGAGCTTCTGGCGCAGATCACCGCCCTGCAGGCCCAGATCGAGGAGTTGCGCAACGCCCCTGAACCGGTCGTCGAGGAAGACACCGCCGCCGCAGAGGCGATCGACGCGCTGACCGCTCAGATTGCGGCGCTGCAAGCCGCCTCGGAAGCAGCACAGCAACGATTCCAGGACGAACTGACGGCGCGGGATCGCAGCCTTGAGCAACTCCGCATGGATCTGGAACTGGCCCAACTCGAGGCCAGCCGACCCCAACCCGCTCCAGCGGGCCCCACGGAAGATGAGCTGCACGCACGCGAGCAAGAGCGACTGCGCCGCGAGGAAGAAGCCCGGCGCATGGCCGAGCTGGAGCGCCGCGCCGCGGAGGAACGCGCCTTCCAGGAGCGGCGCATCGCCTCGCCCACCATCGCTTTTGGCGGTGCCTCCGGAGCGAATGAAACGGCTCTGACCGAACGCACTTTTGGCGAGGTGACGGATTTCGTGCTGAACGGTGCGTTGCCCTCCACCGTGACGCAGGCCGAGGTGATCGCCAATCCTTCCAACACCATCATCCAGGGCACAATGATCCAGGCCGTCATGGAAACCGCCCTCGACAGCTCGCTGCCCGGCCAGACCCGTGCCGTGGTGTCCGAGGATGTCTACAGCGTCGATGGCGTGCGCCTCTTGATCCCCCGCGGATCCCGTCTCGTCGGGCGTTACCGCGCTGGCGTCGATATCGCGCAGCGCCGTGTCACGATCGCCTGGGACCGGATCATCCTGCCCGCGGGCCAAACCGTCCAGATCAGCTCTTTCGGGGGCGATGAACTGGGCCGTTCCGGTGTCACGGGTCTCATAGACACACGCTTCGCCGAGCGTTTCGGGTCGGCCGCCTTGATCTCGCTGATTTCCGCGGCACCAAGTGCCGCCGCCTCCGAGGTCCAGGATGAGACTGCCGCCGACGTTCTCGAAGACGTTGGCGATGATCTGGCAGATGCCACGGACAGCGTCATAGGCGATTACCTCTCCATCGGCCCCGTCATCTATGTCGACCAGGGCGCCCGCGTCACGGTCATGGTCGACCGCGATCTGGAGATATTCTGA
- a CDS encoding TrbG/VirB9 family P-type conjugative transfer protein: MLFIRSLIFVIALLPGLASAEAIPRGGPNDSRVRLATYQEGQVYRLSVSLTHVTTIEFGKGESIRSIIAGDTEGFEIDGVPGGQAFAIKPVARGVHTNVTVYTNRRSYYFNVEEVRSPTFYVVQFRYPDDAARPTRAIAAQAPNYNYGASARTEFTPTRIWDDGTFTYFAFPRNAPVPAIFRYAGGRERTVNTQTPEDGVIRVSGVNRQWVLRLGEEVVCIEAIPPAEVAS; this comes from the coding sequence TTGTTGTTTATAAGATCGCTTATTTTTGTCATTGCCCTGTTGCCCGGCCTCGCCTCTGCCGAAGCCATCCCGCGCGGCGGTCCCAACGACAGCCGGGTGCGCTTGGCCACCTACCAGGAGGGTCAGGTCTACCGTCTCAGCGTGTCGCTCACCCATGTGACCACCATCGAGTTCGGCAAGGGCGAAAGCATCCGCTCGATCATCGCGGGCGACACGGAAGGGTTTGAGATCGATGGCGTGCCGGGGGGGCAGGCCTTCGCAATCAAGCCCGTTGCGCGCGGCGTCCATACCAATGTGACCGTCTACACGAACAGGCGCAGCTACTATTTCAACGTCGAAGAGGTCCGAAGCCCGACCTTCTACGTCGTGCAGTTCCGCTATCCAGACGACGCTGCGCGCCCGACCCGGGCCATCGCGGCCCAAGCGCCGAACTACAATTACGGTGCCAGCGCGCGGACCGAGTTCACGCCAACCCGCATCTGGGATGACGGGACGTTCACGTATTTCGCCTTTCCGAGAAACGCACCTGTGCCAGCGATCTTCCGCTACGCGGGCGGCCGTGAACGCACGGTCAACACGCAAACCCCTGAGGACGGCGTGATCCGCGTCAGCGGCGTGAACCGCCAATGGGTCCTGCGACTTGGCGAAGAGGTGGTCTGCATCGAGGCGATCCCGCCCGCGGAGGTGGCCTCATGA
- a CDS encoding virB8 family protein, with translation MATEQEIIEEELVYGALRRERLWQRLGLTGLVFGIIGCLSAAAVSILDVDPPPVVVPYDPATGFALPEASVGASSVTANQAIIEAEVFRYVADREVYNQLDNDLRIRSVLRRSDGAAESGLRQIWNSANENYPPTVYGPNARLDVEILSINRIGTNRATVRLRKRLTSINGTQTGLFTATLLFEFRPETRRSIDEVWTNPFGFTVLEYSIRSDRLEN, from the coding sequence GTGGCGACTGAACAAGAAATCATCGAGGAAGAACTGGTCTACGGTGCCCTGCGCCGCGAACGGCTCTGGCAACGCCTTGGTCTGACAGGTCTTGTCTTCGGCATCATCGGCTGTCTGAGTGCCGCGGCTGTCTCGATCCTCGATGTCGACCCGCCCCCCGTCGTTGTCCCCTATGATCCCGCCACCGGCTTTGCACTCCCCGAAGCCTCGGTGGGCGCCTCCTCGGTGACCGCCAACCAGGCGATCATCGAGGCGGAGGTGTTCCGCTATGTGGCCGACCGGGAGGTCTATAACCAGCTCGACAACGATCTGCGCATCCGCAGCGTCCTGCGCCGCTCGGACGGAGCTGCCGAGAGCGGGCTGCGCCAGATCTGGAACAGCGCCAACGAGAATTACCCGCCGACGGTCTATGGCCCCAATGCTCGGCTCGACGTGGAAATCCTCAGCATCAACCGGATCGGAACCAACCGCGCGACGGTCCGCCTGCGCAAGCGCCTGACGTCCATTAACGGCACCCAGACCGGCCTCTTCACTGCGACGCTTCTCTTCGAGTTCCGCCCGGAGACCCGCCGCTCCATCGATGAGGTCTGGACCAATCCATTCGGCTTCACCGTCCTCGAATATTCCATCCGCTCCGACAGATTGGAGAACTGA
- a CDS encoding type IV secretion system protein, whose translation MGHLLLRTALATTLGVGLQFSALPPAAAQGVPVVDTQNIAQNIQQLRQMIEDEILQNEQLTQLREQLGLLTDQLAELQRTYEALTRLAELPEIIRTEMEDELNGLLDQEFGDILATIEAIKTGDFSGLSGSGAGEIETQMDRVLADLGFDDDTLSEMATSGNPGANRVATQATTGALVSAAAQNSYEDAGQSLERVDRLVGLIDDMDELKESIDLNTRVTAELAIALVAMWQLEAIQTVGDGTGGVIDAATIAEEQRFMDFTLPDLRAD comes from the coding sequence ATGGGACATCTGCTCTTGAGGACAGCTTTGGCCACGACACTTGGCGTTGGCTTGCAGTTCAGCGCCCTACCCCCTGCCGCAGCACAAGGTGTACCGGTCGTCGACACCCAGAACATCGCGCAAAACATCCAGCAGCTCCGGCAGATGATCGAGGACGAGATTCTGCAAAACGAGCAGCTGACGCAGCTCCGCGAACAGCTCGGCCTTCTCACGGACCAACTCGCGGAGCTGCAAAGAACCTACGAGGCCCTCACCCGCCTCGCCGAGCTTCCAGAAATCATCCGGACGGAAATGGAAGACGAGTTGAACGGTCTGCTCGACCAAGAGTTCGGGGACATCCTCGCCACGATTGAGGCGATCAAGACTGGGGATTTCTCCGGCCTGTCCGGTTCTGGCGCAGGCGAGATCGAAACCCAGATGGACCGGGTGCTGGCCGATCTCGGATTTGACGATGACACCCTCTCGGAAATGGCCACGAGCGGCAATCCCGGGGCCAACCGCGTGGCGACGCAGGCCACCACCGGTGCCCTTGTATCGGCGGCGGCCCAGAACAGCTATGAGGATGCCGGCCAATCGCTCGAGCGGGTCGACCGCCTTGTCGGACTCATCGACGACATGGACGAACTAAAGGAAAGCATCGATCTCAACACGCGCGTGACCGCGGAGCTCGCCATTGCGCTGGTCGCCATGTGGCAACTCGAAGCCATCCAGACCGTGGGCGATGGCACCGGCGGCGTGATCGATGCCGCCACCATCGCCGAAGAACAGCGCTTCATGGATTTCACCTTGCCGGACCTCCGGGCAGACTAA
- a CDS encoding lytic transglycosylase domain-containing protein, with protein MKSSLPHILAFCLLPGLALGQGVPTNDSGLTARDIVETGDREADLAVQADKLALRELIAEIEREQLETLRRILDAQTSFGGQGLPAMVSGLENGSGDPDRAVEAVYGTGEIDPNPGGAQMFGDASETIEQLIIRVAQETSGFAGVGRAGLSSVQWRALLQALIWQESRFTIGARSPVGAYGLTQIMPGTASDLGINPEYYDSPYLQVHGGARYLATQLNTFDGNIINALAAYNAGPGRVFEYGGVPPFRETQHYVSVIPERYNLYLSRIGGIDALGTIDPALLANANLSITGHGAAFYGNNSPAAIRQAALRIADIVERISETEDVQESIALNTYARAELVRLVAARIRLQAARTRVLSAEELAQASARMAEGAFMDFTIREIE; from the coding sequence TTGAAGTCTAGCCTGCCTCATATCCTCGCGTTTTGCCTGCTGCCCGGTCTCGCCTTGGGCCAAGGTGTGCCGACCAATGACAGCGGGCTGACCGCGCGCGATATCGTCGAGACCGGCGACCGCGAAGCAGACTTGGCCGTTCAGGCGGACAAGCTTGCCCTGCGCGAACTCATCGCCGAGATCGAGCGGGAGCAGCTGGAAACCCTCCGACGCATCCTCGATGCCCAGACCAGCTTCGGCGGTCAGGGACTGCCCGCCATGGTCTCGGGGCTAGAAAACGGCAGCGGCGATCCCGACCGCGCCGTAGAAGCCGTTTATGGCACGGGCGAGATCGATCCCAATCCCGGCGGTGCGCAGATGTTCGGGGATGCGTCTGAGACCATCGAGCAACTCATCATCCGCGTGGCTCAGGAGACCAGCGGCTTTGCGGGTGTTGGCCGCGCAGGGCTCTCGTCCGTCCAGTGGCGCGCGCTGCTGCAAGCGCTGATCTGGCAGGAAAGCCGTTTCACCATCGGTGCACGCTCTCCCGTCGGCGCCTATGGCCTCACCCAGATCATGCCTGGCACCGCCAGCGATCTCGGCATCAACCCGGAATATTACGACAGCCCCTATCTGCAGGTGCATGGCGGCGCGCGCTATCTCGCGACCCAGCTCAACACATTCGATGGCAACATCATCAACGCCCTCGCGGCCTATAACGCCGGACCCGGCCGGGTCTTCGAGTATGGCGGCGTGCCACCCTTCCGCGAGACCCAGCACTACGTGTCGGTCATCCCTGAACGCTACAATCTCTATCTAAGCCGTATCGGCGGGATCGACGCCCTCGGCACGATCGACCCCGCGCTTCTGGCCAATGCCAACCTCTCAATCACCGGGCACGGCGCGGCCTTCTATGGCAACAACTCGCCCGCCGCGATCAGGCAAGCCGCCCTGCGTATTGCGGATATCGTCGAACGGATTTCCGAGACTGAAGACGTGCAGGAAAGCATCGCACTCAACACCTATGCCCGCGCCGAACTCGTGCGCCTCGTCGCTGCCCGCATCCGGCTTCAGGCCGCCCGCACCCGCGTGCTCTCCGCCGAAGAGCTGGCCCAGGCCAGCGCCCGCATGGCCGAAGGCGCGTTCATGGATTTTACGATCAGGGAGATTGAATGA